Genomic DNA from Anaerolineales bacterium:
AGGCGTATCCCAGTGCACCGATGAAGGCAATCGGGACATCTCCAATCATAGCATATGGACTGCTGTTTACCGCATCGCAATCCCCGATTTGTGAACAGGCCGCCGTGTTGCCGGTTATCTTCAGCCAGCCCAGGTAGAATGAATCGATGAAACCAGCAGCCGCGGAAATCAAACCCAGCAAATTCATCCGACTGACGATCACCATTCGATCCGGCTCATTCTCTTCTCATTCACCAACGAAAATAATATACACGAAACCCCTCCGGCTGTCAGTATTTAAAATTCCCCTTACGATGCGAGATTTCTCAATCCGAGAATCAGCCAAACTCATCCGGGGCGGAGCCGCCGTGCTTCGAGTACGTTGGGAAGCGCCTCCAGGCGATTGAGCACACGGCTCAACTGCTCGATATCGGTCACATCCATCACCAAATCGAACATCGCCAGACTGTTCTTCGTCGAGACGTGGACCGACGACATGTTGATGCCCTCATTTGCCTCAAGCGTCGAAACGTCCCGCATCAACCCATCGCGATCGTAGGCTCGCAGACGGACCGAAACGGGATAGGTTTGCCGGAGTCTGCCCCACGAGACCTGTACCAATCGTTCGCGGTCTTTAATCCGTAACACGTTGGGACAGTCCTGACGATGGATCGTTGCGCCGCGTCCGCGGGTGATGTATCCCACGATCGGATCGCCCGGCGCCGGTTTGCAGCACATCGCCATTCGTGAAAGTAAACCGCCCGACAACCCGAGGATACTTACGTCTTCGGTCGTGACGTCCTTCGCCGGAACGGGTTCCAGAATTTCCGCAAAGCCAAATTCGTCTTCTTTTTCCTCGACGACTTTGGCGATGATCTTATTCAGATGTAGGTCACCGCAGCCGATAGCGACCTGCATTTCCTCTGCGTTCGGGTATCCCAAATCCCGGGCGATTTTCTCGTAGGAGACGCTTTCCACACCCAGGCGTTTCAATTCACGTTCCAACAACAGACGACCGTGGGAGATGTTCAGCTCACGATCGCGCCGGCGGAACCACTGCCGGATCTTGCTGCGGGCTCGCTGGCTGCGGACCATTTCCAGGCTCGGGTTGAGCCAGTCCCGACTGGGTCCGCCGCGCTTCGCCGTCAGAATTTCGACCGAATCTCCGGTCTGGATCTTGTAATTTAACGGAACCAGTTTGCCCCCCACTTTCGCACCGCGGCAGCGATGGCCGATGTCCGTGTGAATGTGGTAGGCGAAATCGATAGGAGTCGATCCTGCCGGCAAGTCGATCACGTCGCCTTTGGGCGTGAAGACATACACACGATCGTTGAAGACGTCCGACTTCATCGCATCCACGAAATCGCCGGCGTCGTCGACGTCCTGGCGCCATTCCATCAATTTGCGCAGCCAGACAATCCGCTGTTCGAAAGTATCGTCTCTCGGCCGGCCTTCCTTGTAGCGCCAATGCGCCGCGATGCCGTATTCGGCCTTTTCGTGCATCGGTGGCGTCCGAATTTGAGCTTCGAGGGTACCGCCATCGTTGTAGACCACGGCGGTGTGCAAGGATTGGTAGAAGTTATCCTTCGGCGTGGCGATGTAATCGTCGAACGTGCCTGGTATGGGTTTCCAGCGATTGTGAATGACTCCCAATGCCAGGTAACAGAGCGATTCGTTATCTACGATCACGCGCACTCCGCGGACGTCGTAGACCATGTCGAACGGCACCCCTTTACGGTCCATTTTGCGGTAGATGGAATACAGATGCTTCGGACGTCCGTAGACTTCAGCCTGTACGCCCGCTTCCGCCAGGACCGTTTTCAACTGCTTCGAAATTTGCTCCAAATCCTGCTCGCGATCGACTCGCCGTTTGGCGACGTTTTCAGCGATCTCCTTGTATTTTTCCGGAAAGACGTAGCGGAAGGCCAGATCCTCCAACTCCCACTTCATCTGCCAGATTCCCAGCCGGTTGGCCAGCGGTGCAAAAATCTCCAGTGTCTCCTCGGCGATTCGCTTCCGTTTCTCTGGTGGAAGATGAGACAGCGTACGCATGTTGTGAAGGCGGTCAGCGAGCTTGATCACGACGACCCGAACGTCGTCCCCCATGGCCAGAAAGGTTTTACGCAGGGTTTCTTTGGCCAATTCGCTCTTCGTGGCGCGAGGTTCTTTTCCACTTCCGGCGCGTCGACTGACACGTGGCAGCTGGGTCAACTTGGTCACGCTGTCCACCATTAGCGCCACCTCGTCGCCAAAATCACGAGTTATATCTTTCAAACTGACTTTGGTGTCCTCGACGGTGTCGTGGAGCAATCCGGCGACGATCGCCAGGGTCGGCGCGCCCAATTCAGCCAGAATAGCGGCAACGGCGAGACAATGCTGTACGTAGGGTTCCCCGGAGGCGCGCTTCTGGCCACGATGGGCTTTATTGGTGAATTTATAGGCGCGCTCGATGAGCTCCCGATCTGCGGGACTCGAGTCATCCGGTAAAAGTTTGAGAAGACCTTCAAACTCCATGTTTTACCCTGGGCCGGTCTCAAATTGGAACTTTCGATCCGATGCCGATCAACGCAGCAATCGACATCTTCTCGATTCTTCAACTGCCATTGAAACGCTGAATTTCTGCGTCAAGCCCATTTTAAACGGATTGTATCACCTTGCGACAACTCATCGAAAGGTGATACGCACTACAGGTGGCGTGTATCTATTTTCGGTTTCTTCGCGAACGGTTGGGTAAAAATGGATCCACTCAGATGAGCATTTCTCGTTTAGTACCCAGTCTGAGAGACATCGATCTCTGGAATACGAGTATACCAATCCTCAGCGACGTCGATCTCTGCGTTCCCGCGTACTTCCAGCAGCCACTGATCGAATGCTGCGTTCTTTGCCAATTGGTATTCGTAATCCGTATACGGCTGCACTTCACGCCCCATGATTTCGAACACATCCCAACCCTGGTAGGTCTGAACGGGGCCAAAGAGCGTGCCGACAGGTTCCGTCGCCAGGGATTGGGCGGACGCACCAAAGCCTGCAAGTATGATTTCTTCGGTCAACCAGCCCAAGTCGCCGCCGTCTTCCTTCGTCGTGGCGTCCTGGGAATACTCCAGGACGAGATCTTCCCACGCTTCACCCTCGTCCAATTTCGAACGGACCTCCTGGGCGGTTTCCTGGGAGTCGGTTAGGATGTGACGCAGTTCTGTCTTCTCCCCATTCATGGAAACGTCCTGACCGATAATCTCCCTGATTTTTTCGCGCAGCAAATTGGTCTCTACGAGGCGGCGGAATTGCGCTTCAGAAAGACCGGTTTGCTCATCCACACTGGAGAGGAACGTAGAATAGACTTCATCAAAACCCTCTTGCGTGTATGGCGTCGGCGTTGGGCGCGGTGTGGGGGTGATTGCATCCGTCGGGGTGGCATCGAGGTTTGTGGCCTCCGCCGTCGCGGCCGCCGTTAATGTCCTCTGGGCGAATTGAGTCGGATCGACGGTCGGCGACGGTGCGCTCGTCGGTGTCCCTTCACGGTAATATCCAAAAGCCTCTTCGATCGTCTGATCGAGTTCCGTCTGGGGGATTTCGATGCCCATTGCTTTGGCCTCGTGACGTACGAGCACCCCATTGATCATGGTGTCCAGTACACTGGGGGCAATATCCTGGGGAGTATTGCCGGACTGCAGTTCGAAGAGCACACGACTTTGGAAATCTCTGGTGGTTATTTTCTCGCCGTCAACAACTGCGACCGGTTCGTTGGGCACGACGACAAGTTGGTGGTAGAACGAATAGGCGACGAGGCCGATGACGAGAATCGTCGTGATGACTGTGCCCGCAATAATCCGATTCTGCAGGATTCTCTCGCGCTCCGCCCGGGCCAAATGCTTTTTCGTCGGTCGCAGGTGTTGTTTTTGCCTGGTCATGAAACGTCTCCACCGATCACGTCAGAAGTTACCTGTCGATCACGCAGACTGCAAATGAGGGAATGATCTCACCGCAATTAGCGATATCGCTCCGCGGCGAAGGGGATCAGCGCCATGTGTCTTGCGCGTTTGACGGCTTTCGCAACCATACGCTGATGTTTGGCGCACGCACCCGTCTCGCGTCGAGAACGGATCTTGCCCTGTTCGGTAACGTAGCGTTTGAGCAGATCGATCTGTTTGTAATCGAGCGCTTTGGTTTTATCCGCGCAGAATTGGCATACTCTCGGCCGGCGCGAGAAACGTCGGCCCCTGCGAGGAGAACGCGAGCGCCGCTGTGGTTGATCGTCCTCGTCTTCGTCCTCTTCCTCGTCTTCTATCAGTTCTTCTTCTTCAGCCAATGTCCTTACTCCTATACTTCAAATAGAATTCATCGTGATGAAAATAGATCGTCGTATTAGAAGGGGAAATCCTCTTCCATCGCTTCGCTTGAAATTGGTGCGTCGTTCGATATTTCCCGGCGATCGCCGAGCATGATCATCTCCTTGGCCACCAATTCCGTCGTGAAATGCTTGTTTCCCTCGTTATCTTCCCAGCGGCGGGTTTGCAAACGCCCTTCCACATAGACTTGCTGCCCTTTGTGCAAGTATTGATTGCATATCTCCGCCAATGAGCCCCAGGCGACGACGTTGAACCATTCCGTTTCCTCGTGTCTTTCGCCATCGGCAGAAGTCCAGGAACGCGTCGTTGCTACGCTGAACGTCGTCACCGGACGCCCCGAAGGTGTATAACGCATCTCGGGATCGCGTCCCAAATGTCCGATGATCATTACTTTATTCAACCCACGACTCATCTCAGGCTCCTTTCACTCGTTTCCCCTTACCTGATGTCTCTCACACTATTCACGATCTTGGAGCGTGATCATAAACCGCAGGATCTGTTCGCTGAGACGGAGATCGCGTTCGATAACCACACCGGCTTCCGGCGGCATCTCAACGTCGATAATGAAATAATGACCATCGTTTTGTTTCGCGATCGCATAGGCCAAGCGACGCTTGCCCCAACGATCTACTTTTACGATTTTTCCGCCGGCGGCATCAACCCAGCCGGTTACTCGCTCTTCGAGAGCCTTCAGTTCAGTTTCATCCAATTCAGGGTGTGCGATATATGCTAACTCATAGTTGCGCATCGGGTTTTCCTTTCCTCGGGATTGCCCCCGGTCCTAAACCGAGCGGTTTAGTATGAGAGCGGAAAGCGCGTTTGATCGATAGCGCGGCAACAGGCAATAGTTTATCATGCGCGGGTTAGAATTTCAAGCTTCACTAGTACGCTCACTTTTTTCAAGGTATAATTTTTACAAACCGGGGTTGGTTTATTGTCGACGACACGAACGCCACCAACCCAGTCGATCCGAGAGGCGTTGGAATTCGTTCTGGGCACAGCCCGGTTTCAGATCTCAACGGCCAGGTTGCTCATCGCCTGGCTCGCTTCGTGTAATGCCGCTTCATTCGTGGTTTCTCAGGAGGCAGGATGTCAGCTAACTCGATTCAATTTGGCACGGACGGTTGGCGCGGCCGTATTGCTGAAAACTACACCTTTTCGGGCGTTCGGCGCTGCACACAGGGTTTTGCGCAGTATCTGCTCGAGATGGCGGGTGCTGGAGAGAAAGTCGTCGTTGGGTACGATCAACGCTTCGCTTCGGAAAACTTCGCGGCTGCGGCCGCGGAAGTCTTGGCCGCCAACGGTTTTCAGGTCTTGCTAACGAACGCTGCTTCCCCCACACCTACTATTTCTTATGCCGCGGTGCACAACCATGCGATCGGCGCGATCAACATTACCGCTTCCCACAACCCGCCCAGCGACAATGGATTTAAAGTGCGCGATCGGCATGGCGGCGCGATCGATCCGCAGGGTTTGAAGCAGATCGAAGCCAAAATCCCGGCAAGTGAAGACGAGATTCCCCGCATTCCGATCGAAGATGCGCTTGAAGAAAAGAAGGTCGCCTATTTCGACCCGGCACCTGCCTACGTCGAACAAATCAAGAGTCTGGTCGACCTGGAACCAATCCGCAAAGCCGGCCTGACGATTTTGGTCGATTCGATGTGGGGAAACGGAAGCGGCTGGTTTACAAAACTTTTAAGTGGCGACAAGACCAAAGTCATCGAAATCCATAATCAGCGAAATCCCATATTCCCCGAAATGATCCGGCCCGAACCCATCCCGCCCAACATCGATGTTGGTCTTGCGGCGACCAAAGAACACCACGCCGATGTCCTGCTGGTCACGGACGGCGACGCGGATCGTGTAGGCATGGGTGACGAACACGGAAATTTCGTGGACCAACTGCGAGTCTTTGGTTTATTGGCCTACCACATGCTCGAAATTCTTGGCAAGCGAGGTCCGATCGTAAAGACGCTATCGACAACGTCGATGCTGAACAAGCTCGGGAAGATCTACGACGTACCCGTGTACGAAACGGGTGTAGGCTTCAAATATGTGGCGCCCAAGATGCTCGAAGTGGATGCGCTCATTGGCGGAGAGGAATCCGGCGGATACGCCTTTCGGGGTCACGTCCCCGAACGCGACGGCATCCTGGCTGGATTGTACCTTCTCGACATGATGGTTCGTCTTAATCGCAAGCCCTCGGAACTCATCGATTTGCTGTTCGAAAAAGTCGGACCGCATTACTACGAACGCATAGACACCCGCCTGGCGGCCGACGAACACGAATCGATAAAAAAGCGTGTACAGCAAGCGTCCCCTGAAAAG
This window encodes:
- a CDS encoding phosphoglucomutase/phosphomannomutase family protein; amino-acid sequence: MSANSIQFGTDGWRGRIAENYTFSGVRRCTQGFAQYLLEMAGAGEKVVVGYDQRFASENFAAAAAEVLAANGFQVLLTNAASPTPTISYAAVHNHAIGAINITASHNPPSDNGFKVRDRHGGAIDPQGLKQIEAKIPASEDEIPRIPIEDALEEKKVAYFDPAPAYVEQIKSLVDLEPIRKAGLTILVDSMWGNGSGWFTKLLSGDKTKVIEIHNQRNPIFPEMIRPEPIPPNIDVGLAATKEHHADVLLVTDGDADRVGMGDEHGNFVDQLRVFGLLAYHMLEILGKRGPIVKTLSTTSMLNKLGKIYDVPVYETGVGFKYVAPKMLEVDALIGGEESGGYAFRGHVPERDGILAGLYLLDMMVRLNRKPSELIDLLFEKVGPHYYERIDTRLAADEHESIKKRVQQASPEKIAGLKVTDINTLDGYKYELEDGGWLLIRFSGTEPIIRVYCETTQADRVDPILEDGLRIAGIE
- a CDS encoding bifunctional (p)ppGpp synthetase/guanosine-3',5'-bis(diphosphate) 3'-pyrophosphohydrolase gives rise to the protein MEFEGLLKLLPDDSSPADRELIERAYKFTNKAHRGQKRASGEPYVQHCLAVAAILAELGAPTLAIVAGLLHDTVEDTKVSLKDITRDFGDEVALMVDSVTKLTQLPRVSRRAGSGKEPRATKSELAKETLRKTFLAMGDDVRVVVIKLADRLHNMRTLSHLPPEKRKRIAEETLEIFAPLANRLGIWQMKWELEDLAFRYVFPEKYKEIAENVAKRRVDREQDLEQISKQLKTVLAEAGVQAEVYGRPKHLYSIYRKMDRKGVPFDMVYDVRGVRVIVDNESLCYLALGVIHNRWKPIPGTFDDYIATPKDNFYQSLHTAVVYNDGGTLEAQIRTPPMHEKAEYGIAAHWRYKEGRPRDDTFEQRIVWLRKLMEWRQDVDDAGDFVDAMKSDVFNDRVYVFTPKGDVIDLPAGSTPIDFAYHIHTDIGHRCRGAKVGGKLVPLNYKIQTGDSVEILTAKRGGPSRDWLNPSLEMVRSQRARSKIRQWFRRRDRELNISHGRLLLERELKRLGVESVSYEKIARDLGYPNAEEMQVAIGCGDLHLNKIIAKVVEEKEDEFGFAEILEPVPAKDVTTEDVSILGLSGGLLSRMAMCCKPAPGDPIVGYITRGRGATIHRQDCPNVLRIKDRERLVQVSWGRLRQTYPVSVRLRAYDRDGLMRDVSTLEANEGINMSSVHVSTKNSLAMFDLVMDVTDIEQLSRVLNRLEALPNVLEARRLRPG
- the rpsR gene encoding 30S ribosomal protein S18, with product MEDEEEDEDEDDQPQRRSRSPRRGRRFSRRPRVCQFCADKTKALDYKQIDLLKRYVTEQGKIRSRRETGACAKHQRMVAKAVKRARHMALIPFAAERYR
- a CDS encoding SurA N-terminal domain-containing protein; its protein translation is MTRQKQHLRPTKKHLARAERERILQNRIIAGTVITTILVIGLVAYSFYHQLVVVPNEPVAVVDGEKITTRDFQSRVLFELQSGNTPQDIAPSVLDTMINGVLVRHEAKAMGIEIPQTELDQTIEEAFGYYREGTPTSAPSPTVDPTQFAQRTLTAAATAEATNLDATPTDAITPTPRPTPTPYTQEGFDEVYSTFLSSVDEQTGLSEAQFRRLVETNLLREKIREIIGQDVSMNGEKTELRHILTDSQETAQEVRSKLDEGEAWEDLVLEYSQDATTKEDGGDLGWLTEEIILAGFGASAQSLATEPVGTLFGPVQTYQGWDVFEIMGREVQPYTDYEYQLAKNAAFDQWLLEVRGNAEIDVAEDWYTRIPEIDVSQTGY
- a CDS encoding single-stranded DNA-binding protein, producing MSRGLNKVMIIGHLGRDPEMRYTPSGRPVTTFSVATTRSWTSADGERHEETEWFNVVAWGSLAEICNQYLHKGQQVYVEGRLQTRRWEDNEGNKHFTTELVAKEMIMLGDRREISNDAPISSEAMEEDFPF
- the rpsF gene encoding 30S ribosomal protein S6 → MRNYELAYIAHPELDETELKALEERVTGWVDAAGGKIVKVDRWGKRRLAYAIAKQNDGHYFIIDVEMPPEAGVVIERDLRLSEQILRFMITLQDRE